In Plantibacter sp. PA-3-X8, one DNA window encodes the following:
- the dnaA gene encoding chromosomal replication initiator protein DnaA: protein MSDADDAIAETWQSVLEILSVDDRITPPLRGFLNLIVPKGIMGGTFYLEVPNEFTMGMLNQRMRAPILAALASIVDGGPVGNYAIVVNPDIVEERYEQTGFQHIDPAPLESPQPQLTPTPTLPARENDTRLNPKYSFDNFVIGQSNRFAHAAAVAVAEAPAKAYNPLFVYGDSGLGKTHLLHAIGHYAMNLYAGIRVRYVSSEEFTNDFINSIANNRGSFFQSRYRDIDILLIDDIQFLQGKAETQEAFFHTFNTLHDHNKQVVITSDLPPKALTGFEERMRSRFEWGLITDVQAPDLETRIAILRKKAQNEKLHIPDEVLEFIATKVSSNIRELEGTLIRVVAFASLNRTAVDMTLAQTVLKDVISLDDDNVISPIDIINTTADYFKLSVDDLYGSSRSQAVATARQIAMYLCRELTNLSLPKIGQLFGNRDHTTVMYANRKITDLMQEKRSIYNQVTELTSRIKQNLRYGA, encoded by the coding sequence ATGTCGGACGCCGACGATGCGATCGCTGAGACCTGGCAATCGGTGCTCGAGATCCTCTCCGTCGACGACCGCATCACCCCGCCGCTCCGCGGGTTCCTCAACCTCATCGTCCCCAAGGGCATCATGGGCGGCACCTTCTACCTGGAGGTGCCCAACGAGTTCACGATGGGCATGCTCAACCAGCGCATGCGGGCACCGATCCTCGCCGCACTCGCGTCCATCGTCGACGGCGGTCCCGTCGGCAACTACGCGATCGTCGTCAACCCCGACATCGTCGAGGAACGGTACGAGCAGACCGGCTTCCAGCACATCGACCCGGCACCGCTCGAGTCACCGCAACCGCAGCTGACCCCGACCCCCACGCTGCCGGCTCGCGAGAACGACACCCGACTCAACCCGAAGTACAGCTTCGACAACTTCGTCATCGGTCAGTCCAACCGGTTCGCGCACGCGGCCGCGGTCGCCGTGGCCGAAGCGCCGGCCAAGGCCTACAACCCGCTGTTCGTGTACGGCGACTCCGGGCTCGGCAAGACCCACCTCCTCCACGCCATCGGCCACTACGCGATGAACCTCTACGCGGGGATCCGCGTCCGGTACGTGTCCAGCGAGGAGTTCACGAACGACTTCATCAACTCGATCGCCAACAACCGCGGCTCGTTCTTCCAGTCGCGGTACCGCGACATCGACATCCTGCTGATCGACGACATCCAGTTCCTCCAGGGCAAGGCGGAGACGCAGGAGGCGTTCTTCCACACCTTCAACACCCTGCACGATCACAACAAGCAGGTGGTCATCACCAGCGACCTGCCGCCGAAGGCGCTCACCGGCTTCGAAGAGCGGATGCGTTCGCGCTTCGAGTGGGGACTCATCACCGACGTCCAGGCTCCCGACCTCGAGACGCGCATCGCGATCCTGCGCAAGAAGGCGCAGAACGAGAAGCTGCACATCCCGGACGAGGTCCTCGAGTTCATCGCCACCAAGGTGTCGAGCAACATCCGTGAGCTGGAAGGCACGCTCATCCGGGTCGTCGCGTTCGCGAGCCTGAACCGGACCGCCGTCGACATGACGTTGGCCCAGACGGTGCTGAAGGACGTCATCAGCCTCGACGACGACAACGTCATCTCGCCGATCGACATCATCAACACGACGGCCGACTACTTCAAGCTCTCGGTCGACGACCTGTACGGCTCGAGCCGATCGCAGGCGGTCGCGACGGCGCGTCAGATCGCGATGTACCTCTGTCGCGAGCTCACGAACCTCTCACTCCCGAAGATCGGTCAGCTGTTCGGCAACCGGGACCACACGACGGTCATGTACGCCAACCGGAAGATCACCGACCTCATGCAGGAGAAGCGCTCGATCTACAACCAGGTGACCGAGCTCACGAGCCGCATCAAGCAGAACCTCCGCTACGGCGCCTGA
- the dnaN gene encoding DNA polymerase III subunit beta, which produces MRFSVNRDVFSEAVSFAVKLLPQRPTLPILNGILIEAGDDGLILSSFDYEVSSQTGIAAEVEEAGTALVNGRLLSEIASRLPNAPVRFSKVENRIEVTCGSARFTLGSMPVEEYPTIPQVDADFGLVPADEFATAVSQVAVAASRDDVTPVITGVQLEVSKTSLSLVATDRYRVAVREIDWDSGQGDGSSETITALVPARTLQEVGKTFGHSGNINVAITNRDDRELIAFRADRKTVTSLLIKGNFPPVKRLFPETTDNYAIINTAELIEATRRMSLVLEREAALRFTFTIDGLTLEAVGSEQAQASEGIDALLTGDDIVLSLKPQFLIDGLTAVRSEYVRFSFTKTENTNKPGPMLITSQSSKDQPGADSYKYLLQPNLLLR; this is translated from the coding sequence GTGCGATTCAGCGTCAACCGGGATGTATTCAGCGAAGCCGTCTCGTTCGCAGTGAAGCTGCTCCCGCAGCGCCCGACGCTGCCGATCCTGAACGGCATCCTCATCGAAGCCGGTGACGACGGTCTCATCCTGTCCTCCTTCGACTACGAGGTCTCCAGCCAGACCGGCATCGCGGCCGAGGTCGAGGAGGCCGGCACGGCACTCGTCAACGGCCGGCTGCTCTCGGAGATCGCCAGCCGCCTTCCGAACGCGCCCGTCCGGTTCAGCAAGGTCGAGAACCGCATCGAGGTCACCTGTGGTTCTGCCCGGTTCACGCTCGGATCGATGCCCGTCGAGGAGTACCCGACGATCCCGCAGGTCGACGCCGACTTCGGCCTCGTGCCCGCCGACGAGTTCGCCACCGCAGTGAGCCAGGTCGCTGTCGCCGCAAGCCGCGACGACGTGACCCCGGTCATCACCGGCGTACAGCTCGAGGTATCCAAGACGAGCCTCAGCCTCGTCGCGACCGACCGCTACCGCGTCGCGGTCCGCGAGATCGACTGGGACTCGGGCCAGGGCGACGGTTCCAGCGAGACGATCACAGCCCTCGTGCCGGCCCGCACGCTCCAGGAGGTCGGCAAGACCTTCGGCCACAGCGGCAACATCAACGTCGCGATCACGAATCGCGACGACCGCGAGCTCATCGCGTTCCGGGCCGACCGCAAGACGGTCACCTCGCTGCTGATCAAGGGCAACTTCCCGCCGGTCAAGCGGCTCTTCCCCGAGACGACCGACAACTACGCGATCATCAACACCGCGGAACTCATCGAGGCGACCAGGCGCATGTCGCTCGTCCTCGAGCGCGAAGCGGCTCTCCGCTTCACCTTCACCATCGACGGCCTCACGCTCGAAGCCGTCGGATCCGAGCAGGCGCAGGCATCCGAGGGCATCGACGCCCTCCTCACCGGCGACGACATCGTGCTCTCCCTCAAGCCGCAGTTCCTGATCGACGGTCTGACCGCGGTCCGGAGCGAGTACGTGCGGTTCTCTTTCACGAAGACGGAGAACACGAACAAGCCGGGACCCATGCTCATCACGAGCCAATCCTCCAAGGATCAGCCGGGTGCCGACAGCTACAAGTACCTGCTGCAGCCGAACCTGCTGCTGCGCTGA
- the gnd gene encoding phosphogluconate dehydrogenase (NAD(+)-dependent, decarboxylating), with product MHIGLVGLGKMGNNMRTRLRANGIEVTGFDRNPDVTDVATISDLVAALPAPRTVWVMVPAGAITDSVVEELNGLLEAGDLIIDGGNSRFTDDFKHAELLSAKGIDYIDAGVSGGVWGVDNGYGLMVGGSKEQVERVMPVFDALRPEGPRDEGFVHVGEVGAGHYAKMVHNGIEYALMQAYAEGFELLDKREDIIKDVPGTFKAWQRGTVVRSWLLELLVRALEEDPDFEQIEGYVEDSGEGRWTIEEAIANAVPVPTISASIFARFVSRQEDSPAMKAVAALRNQFGGHAVKKADD from the coding sequence ATGCACATCGGTCTCGTCGGTCTCGGCAAGATGGGCAACAACATGCGCACGCGTCTGCGTGCGAACGGCATCGAGGTCACCGGTTTCGACCGGAACCCCGATGTCACCGACGTCGCGACGATCAGCGACCTCGTCGCTGCGCTCCCGGCACCTCGCACGGTCTGGGTCATGGTCCCCGCCGGGGCCATCACCGACTCCGTCGTCGAGGAGCTGAACGGCCTGCTCGAGGCCGGCGACCTGATCATCGACGGCGGCAACAGCCGCTTCACGGACGACTTCAAGCACGCTGAACTGCTGTCGGCGAAGGGCATCGACTACATCGATGCCGGCGTCTCCGGCGGTGTCTGGGGTGTCGACAACGGCTACGGCCTCATGGTCGGCGGTTCCAAGGAGCAGGTGGAGCGGGTCATGCCCGTCTTCGACGCCCTGCGTCCTGAAGGCCCGCGCGATGAGGGCTTCGTCCACGTCGGAGAGGTCGGCGCCGGCCACTACGCGAAGATGGTGCACAACGGCATCGAGTACGCGCTCATGCAGGCGTACGCCGAGGGCTTCGAGCTCCTCGACAAGCGCGAGGACATCATCAAGGACGTGCCCGGCACCTTCAAGGCCTGGCAGCGCGGCACCGTCGTGCGGTCCTGGCTGCTGGAGCTCCTCGTCCGCGCCCTCGAGGAGGACCCGGACTTCGAGCAGATCGAGGGCTACGTCGAGGACTCGGGTGAGGGCCGCTGGACGATCGAGGAGGCCATCGCGAACGCGGTGCCCGTCCCGACCATCTCGGCATCGATCTTCGCCCGCTTCGTGTCGCGCCAGGAGGACTCGCCGGCCATGAAGGCGGTCGCCGCACTCCGCAACCAGTTCGGCGGACACGCGGTCAAGAAGGCCGACGACTGA